From one Trifolium pratense cultivar HEN17-A07 linkage group LG1, ARS_RC_1.1, whole genome shotgun sequence genomic stretch:
- the LOC123895767 gene encoding uncharacterized protein LOC123895767 yields MDRSWMRANRLSTEYRHGVMEFLQFAESNAELERPPPEFPPLFLCPCINCANKEPKRTKKEIMNHLICDGICQNYTQWIWHGEVVATPSVSHRESGSVDIDDRLEDMMRDIGEDSFKRAHVYETLCSDKDEPLYPGCTNFTRLSAVLKLFNLKAKNGWTDKSFTELLELLIQMLPEGNVMPNRYYEAKKVLCPMGLEYEKIHACPNDCILYRKEFVNYNHCPTCKASRYKKKDGDSSDDEVTKTGPPAKVVWYLPIISRFKRLFANANDAKNLRWHAEERKCDGQIRHVADSLQWKKIDSLFPNFGKESRNLRLGLATDGMNPFGNQSTNHSSWPVLLMIYNLSPWLCMKRKYIMLSMMISGPRQPGNDIDVYLSPLIDDLKVLWEEGVDVFDSYSGEQFNMRAMLFCTINDFPAYGNLSGYSVKGHNACPICEKKTCYKQLKNGKKTVYLGHRKFLNRYHPYRRLRKAFDGDQENGVAPTPLTGEEVYERQRDINVVFGKCQKPKGRVPKAKVPKAESESVKRKKQPVVKSIWKKRSVFFDLPYWSSLDVRHCIDVMHVEKNVCDSVIGTLLDIKGKTKDGAHARLDMDLMGIRQELLPQKINDKTYLPPACHTLSKDEKTSFCKCLQSIKVPHGYSSNVKSLVSMKDLKLIGLKSHDCHVLMQQLLPVAIRGILPDNVRKAICRLCLFFNAICCKAIDPLKLDELENEAAVILCQLEMYFPPSFFDIMVHLIVHLVREIRLCGPIYLRWMYPIERYMKILKGYTKNPHRPEASIVERYIAEEAIEFCSNYLSEVDAIGVPKSRHDGRCDGVGTQGLNVKSMHIDIILQAHLYILNNTDEVQPYLSAHKSIIKKMHDKMNEKWVLREHNKKFSEWFKEKVCQDDSVSDTIKWLSYEPKCNILTWSAYDINKTSFYTKSKDDRSTMQNSGVMIVAESMHFSSSKDKNPVMASTPYFGVIEEIWEVDYVVFKVPLFKCKWIDINNGVRIDELGFTIVDLCKLAYKDEPFIMASQAKQVFYVKDPSNERWSVVLQGKNVHGSYENQELDISEIPPFSSDVPTFIEENEEDDVHAAIRLDHDEGIWD; encoded by the coding sequence ATGGACCGTAGTTGGATGAGAGCTAATCGATTAAGTACTGAGTACAGACATGGAGTGATGGAATTTCTACAGTTTGCGGAAAGTAATGCTGAACTAGAACGTCCTCCTCCTGAATTTCCTCCACTTTTTCTATGTCCGTGTATAAATTGTGCAAATAAAGAACCAAAACGTACTAAGAAAGAAATCATGAATCATCTAATTTGTGACgggatttgtcaaaattatacacaatGGATATGGCACGGTGAAGTAGTTGCAACGCCAAGTGTGTCCCATAGAGAAAGTGGTAGTGTGGATATCGATGATCGACTGGAAGACATGATGCGTGATATTGGAGAAGATTCGTTTAAGAGGGCGCATGTGTATGAAACTTTATGCAGTGACAAGGATGAACCATTGTATCCGGGATGCACAAATTTTACCCGTTTGTCTGCGgtgttaaaattgtttaatttgaaaGCAAAAAATGGGTGGACCGACAAAAGTTTCACTGAATTGCTTGAATTGTTGATACAAATGCTTCCAGAAGGTAATGTAATGCCAAATCGTTATTACGAGGCGAAAAAAGTATTGTGTCCAATGGGTTTGGAGTATGAAAAGATACATGCATGCCCTAATGATTGTATATTATACCGAAAAGAGTTTGTAAACTATAATCATTGTCCGACATGTAAGGCGTCTCgctacaaaaagaaagatggtgATTCTAGTGATGATGAGGTGACCAAAACGGGTCCTCCCGCGAAAGTCGTATGGTACCTACCAATAATTTCAAGGTTCAAGAGATTGTTTGCTAATGCAAATGACGCAAAGAATCTTAGATGGCATGcagaagagagaaaatgtgatGGCCAAATTCGCCATGTAGCTGATTCTTTGCAATGGAAGAAAATTGACTCTTTGTTTCCAAATTTTGGCAAAGAGTCGAGAAACCTTAGACTTGGACTTGCTACTGATGGAATGAATCCGTTTGGTAATCAAAGTACTAACCATAGTTCATGGCCTGTTCTCCTGATGATTTACAACCTATCTCCTTGGTTGTGCATGAAgcgtaaatatattatgttatcgaTGATGATTTCAGGCCCAAGACAACCAGGAAATGACATAGATGTTTATCTAAGTCCactaattgatgatttgaaagtGTTGTGGGAGGAAGGAGTGGATGTTTTTGATTCGTATTCTGGTGAACAGTTCAACATGCGTGCCATGTTGTTTTGCACCATCAACGACTTTCCGGCATACGGCAATTTGTCTGGGTATTCCGTTAAAGGGCATAATGCGTGTCccatatgtgaaaaaaaaacatgttataaGCAACtgaaaaatggaaagaagacTGTTTATCTTGGCCACCGAAAATTTCTAAATCGTTATCATCCATATCGTAGATTGCGAAAAGCTTTTGACGGAGACCAAGAGAATGGTGTTGCTCCAACGCCCTTAACTGGAGAGGAAGTTTATGAACGACAACGAGACATTAATGTTGTCTTCGGAAAGTGCCAAAAGCCAAAAGGGAGAGTGCCAAAAGCGAAAGTGCCAAAAGCCGAAAGTGAAAGTGTCAAAAGGAAAAAGCAGCCTGTTGTGAAAAGTATATGGAAAAAGAGGTCAGTGTTCTTTGATCTTCCATATTGGTCTAGTCTTGATGTAAGACATTGTATTGATGTGATGCACGTGGAGAAAAATGTATGTGATAGTGTAATTGGAACACTTCTCGACATTAAAGGCAAGACAAAAGATGGTGCACATGCTCGTCTtgatatggatttgatgggTATACGACAAGAGTTATTACCACAAAAAATCAATGACAAGACATATTTGCCTCCCGCGTGTCACACTTTGTCTAAAGACGAGAAAACAAGTTTTTGCAAGTGTTTACAAAGTATCAAAGTGCCACATGGTTACTCGTCAAATGTCAAGAGCCTTGTATCAATGAAAGATCTCAAATTAATCGGCTTAAAATCTCATGATTGTCATGTCTTGATGCAACAACTACTACCTGTGGCTATTCGTGGGATATTGCCCGATAATGTTAGGAAAGCTATATGCAGGTTGTGCTTATTCTTCAATGCAATATGTTGTAAAGCAATTGATCCATTGAAGTTAGACGAGTTGGAAAACGAAGCTGCAGTTATCTTGTGTCAATTGGAGATGTATTTTCCTCcttcattttttgacattatGGTTCATTTGATTGTTCATCTAGTAAGGGAGATTAGATTGTGTGGCCCAATTTATTTACGGTGGATGTATCCAATAGAGCGATACATGAAGATCCTAAAAGGGTATACAAAAAACCCACACCGTCCGGAAGCTTCGATTGTTGAGAGGTACATTGCAGAAGAAGCTATTGAGTTTTGTTCAAACTATTTGTCAGAAGTGGATGCTATAGGGGTTCCCAAGTCTCGTCATGATGGAAGATGTGACGGTGTGGGCACGCAAGGTTTAAATGTCAAGAGCATGCATATTGATATAATTCTTCAAGCGCATTTGTATATATTGAATAACACTGATGAAGTTCAACCTTACTTGTCTGCTCACAAAAGCATCATAAAGAAAATGCACGATAAGATGAATGAAAAATGGGTGTTAAGAGAGCATAATAAGAAATTCTCAGAGTGGTTTAAAGAAAAGGTCTGCCAAGATGATAGTGTTTCCGATACAATAAAGTGGTTGTCCTATGAGCCTAAATGTAACATATTGACTTGGAGTGCATATGATATTAACAAAACTTCCTTTTATACAAAATCAAAGGATGACCGCAGTACCATGCAAAATAGTGGGGTTATGATTGTGGCAGAGTCCATGCACTTCTCtagttccaaagataaaaatccggTTATGGCATCTACACCCTACTTTGGGGTGATTGAAGAGATCTGGGAGGTTGATTACGTTGTGTTTAAAGTGCCTTTATTTAAATGTAAATGGATTGATATCAACAATGGTGTGAGAATTGATGAATTAGGATTTACAATAGTTGATCTTTGCAAGTTAGCTTATAAAGACGAACCTTTCATCATGGCATCCCAAGCAAAACAAGTGTTTTATGTCAAAGATCCTTCTAATGAACGGTGGTCGGTGGTTCTACAAGGAAAAAATGTGCATGGTAGTTATGAAAATCAAGAGCTTGATATTTCCGAAATTCCTCCTTTCTCATCAGATGTGCCTACCTTCATTGAAGAAAACGAAGAGGATGATGTGCATGCAGCTATTCGTTTAGATCATGACGAAGGAATATGGGATTAG